One Hordeum vulgare subsp. vulgare chromosome 4H, MorexV3_pseudomolecules_assembly, whole genome shotgun sequence DNA window includes the following coding sequences:
- the LOC123450279 gene encoding MFP1 attachment factor 1-like: HASFSIWPLTQRTREAERLGAALVDTLAGNTLLCKRYDVVLAVDAEPAARAIEAEAFDAVVVAGGATASVEEGIEALQLYSKEVSRHLLDFVKSRCTAAKDEPPSEVSPAVKKETSEA; this comes from the coding sequence CATGCCTCCTTCAGCATCTGGCCGCTGACGCAGCGGACGCGGGAGGCAGAACGCCTTGGAGCGGCGCTGGTGGACACCCTGGCCGGGAACACCCTCCTCTGCAAGCGCTACGACGTCGTACTGGCGGTCGACGCCGAGCCCGCCGCCCGCGCCATCGAGGCCGAGGCCTTtgacgccgtcgtcgtcgccggtgGGGCCACCGCATCCGTCGAGGAGGGCATCGAGGCGCTGCAGCTCTACTCCAAGGAGGTCAGCCGCCACCTCCTCGACTTCGTCAAGTCCCGATGTACCGCCGCCAAGGACGAGCCGCCGTCGGAGGTGTCGCCGGCCGTTAAGAAGGAGACATCCGAGGCCTGA